GATCGGCGTTCATTTCTCTTTCATCTTAAGCAGTCCCGGCCGTGTTTGCGCCGGACCGTTGATTGTTGATCATAAAAAACGGATTCTATCAGAATCCGGGGGCGATTCAAAGGGGCGGTCTGAAAAAATATGGTGGAGAACGGGGAAAGGCTGGCAGGTGAGGATAGTCCGGAATCCGCCGTCATTCCTTGCCCAGGCAGAAGCGGTCGAGCATATGCACAAGGTCGCCTATCTCAAGCTTGTTGAGCCATGCGTCGGCTCCCACGGTCTTGCACTTGTTTATCATCTGCTCGTTTATCAGCGAGGAGAATATCACCACCGGCAGGTTCTTCAGGCCAAGTTCCTCTTTCACATGGCGGCACACGGTCAGCCCGTCCATCTGCGGCATCTCCACGTCCGTCACCAGCGCGGCTATATAGTCCGTGATGGGTTTGCCCTCGCTTTTGGACTTTGCGGCCAGGTTGGCCACCAGCTCGAACGCCTCCCGGCCGTTGTCAAAGCTTGTTATGTTCGTATAGCCAACTTCCTTGGCCACGGAAACGGTCTTGGCGCGGACTATCGGGGAGTCCTCCGCCAGCACGATGTGCTTTGCCTCCCGCTCGTGGTGCCGTTCGCCTAGGTTGGTGGCGTGCTTGGGATCTTCCTCCTCGTGGTACACAAGCCGCGTGGCGGGATATATGTCCGCGAGGATGTGCTCCAGGTCGATCAGAAGTATGTTCCGCTTGTTGATGGTCACCGACGATGTCACCGCCGGGCGGTGCTGGGCGATGATCGGCGGCAGCGGCGTCACGTCCGACCACGAGCAGCGGTGGATCTGGTTTATCCCGTCCACCAGGAATCCGTTCGTAAGGTTGTTGAACGAGCAGACCATCACAACCCGCAGCCTTTCATCCTGGTCTTTCATCGGCACGTCCAGGTGCTTGGCCAGGTTGATCAGGGTGATGGTCGAATCGCGAAGGATGAAAACGCCCATCACCGAAGGATAGGCCTGCGGCACCGCGGAGACCGACTTGGGGTTGTACGTCAGGATTTCCCTGACCTTGGAAACGTTCACCCCATAGCTTTGCTTGTCGATCATGAACTCGATGATTTCGACTTCGTTCGTGCCGCTTTCCAGCAGTATTTCCGATTTGCTCATCTGCCCCATCATGAAAAGAAAGGTCTTAGGCTAAAATCGCCTTAAGCAAGGATACAACTTTTATCCATTATAAACCAGATATATCAAGGTTTCTTGACATGGAAGCTTCCCGGGTTGAATATAACCCTAGGGGTGTGCGCAGCAATCGGGAGAATGGTGGTCTTATGACAATCCGGGAACCGGCCGTCGCGGGATTCTTCTACCCAGCGTCCAAAAGGGACATCGAAAGCCAGATCGCTTCTTTTGACACGGGGGGGGCTGCTCCGGTGGCGGCATATGGAGCGGTGGTCCCCCACGCGGGATACCGCTATTCCGGGCTGGTGGCCGCCAAGGTGTATTCAAGGATAAAACCGCGCGGCTCCATCATCCTTATGGGTCCCAACCACGGCGCGGGGAGAAACTATGAGCCTCCTCCGCCCGTGGCGATAATGGCCGAAGGGGAATGGGTCCTGCCCGGAGGGAAGCTGCCGATAGACGCAGAACTTGCCCAGGCGCTCCTGGACGAGACGGACCTTTTGACGGACGCTCCCTGGGCGCATGAATTGGAACACTCGCTGGAAGTGCAGCTGCCGTTCATAATGCACTATTCCGGCAAGGTAAGCTTCGCTCCGATCATCATTTCGCACCTGTCCGCGGAGGAGGTCGTATCTGTTTCCGAAGGGATATACCGGGGGCTGGAAAAATACGGCAAGCCGGTGACCCTTGTGGCCAGCACCGATTTTTCCCACTACATTCCGCACGAGAAGGCCAGGGAGCAGGACCATAAGGCCATCGAACGGATATTGGCCATGGACGGGTTTGGTCTTTTGAAGGTGGTGGCCGAGGAGAGGATATCCATGTGCGGCTGCCAGCCGACGGCGGTGGTCATCGAGGTGTGCAAAAAGCTCGGGGCGAAAAAGGCCGAACTTGTGGACTACAGGACCTCCGGCGACTCAAGCGGGGACTATTCCTCCGTGGTGGGATACGGCGGGCTGATAATCACCTAGCCGGTTTGGATCACCGGTACACATCCTTTCTGTGGCCGATTCTCACGACCAATAAGGAATCGGCGTCCACTATCGTGTAAATCACCCGGTAGGGCCAGACCTCGTAACGATTGAGCCCTTTCCATTTGCCTTTGAGCGCCTTGCCTTTGGCGGCTGGATCCAAGGCCAGGTCGCCCTCTATTTTGTCCATTATTTTCAACCGGGCGGGACGGTCAATGGCATTCAGGTCTTTTCCGACCGATTCCTTGTATGTGACTTTATAGGCCAACGCGCTTTCTCATCTCGCGCGCCGGGACAGACTTGTCCGCATGGTCGCGCAAACGGCTCAGACCTATTTCGTAGTCCTCGTTCTCATCCAGATAACGGCGCAGGGCCTCTTTCATATAGTGGCTTTTAGTCCGGTGGGTCTTTTTCGCCAGTTCCTCAAGCCGGGCTTCCAGCTCTTTGTCCAAACGCACGGCCAGCATGGCTCCTCCCTGTATTGCATGTATCGCAAGTATAACATGTTCCCGCGCAAGGGGGCGGGGGAGCCGCTAGAATCCGAACACCACCGCCGTGTCCAGGTTGAACACGTTATAGTCCGCGTCGGTGGGGGAGAATGTGTCCTGCTTGTCGGCGACGCGGCTGTAGCGCAGCTTCACGGTGACAAAGCTGTCCAGCGTAAAGTGCCAGGCAAGCCCGGGTTCGACGTATATCTTCCGCCGGCCCGCGTCATACAGTCCTTCGCCCGCCGAATAGCCGTTGGCGGCCACCTGGCGGTATCCGGCAACCCCCGTGAAAGTGAACTCGTCCGAATACCTGTAAACGTTGTTCACGAATATCTGGAATGAATTGCTGTTGGAATTGCCGGTCTCGGGTTTAAGGCTCCCGCCGTCGGAAAGCGATTCGTTTTTCCCCTGTATGCTCATCAGCGCGCCGATTGCGGTGTCGAAATTCTCTTCCCATTTGGCCACATAGCGCGCTTCCACGCTGAATATGTCCCCGGAGCGGAAGGTGTCCTGCCCGGCGGACTTGTCCTTGCCGAACGTGTTGTAAATGAGCGTAAGGATCACAAAATCCCCTTCTCGCACCTTAGCCATGCCGTTTAACATGAGCATAAGCCTGTCGCCAGGGTCGAAATTGTCCCCGTCCGTGTCAGGGGCGGGATCATATTCCCCCATGAATGTGTATTTCGCGCCGGCTCCGACGGACAGCGAGTCCGACTGCATGGCCGCCAGGAAATAGGGGCCCACGTTAAGCCCGGTCCCGTAAGTGTTCACAAGCATCAGGTCCTGGTTGATGTCGTCAACGATCAGCTTGGTCATCTGGCTTGTGGTGTATCCGCGCTTGCCGGTGGGCAGATTCAAGTCCAGCCCGGCGCGCAGCGAGTAATTGTCCCACTTGAAGTTGTAATGCCCGCCGACGTTCGTGTCCGTCAGCGTGGAGATGTCCAGGTTGCCGCTCTGGGCGCTGTTTATCCTGTAACTGGTCTTGGCGAAGTTTCCGGTGACGGCGCCCCCCCAATTGCTGGTCTCATAGGCCGCCTGGGCCAGGCCCACCGTCTGGTTCCCCTTCCCCCCGGTGTCCGAGGACTCCCAAACGCCGTGATTGGCGGAAAGGGTCACAAGCCACGGTCTGGCCTCCTTGGCCTCCTGCGCATTGGCGAACGAGGGGAATAATGAAAAAAGAACGGCGCAAAGTGTCAGGCTGTGTTTCATCATTTGACGTTTATCTTGATTATTACTGGAGTTAATCCCGCGCCGGCCGCGCCGCCTCCCGAGGAACCGCCCCCAGCGCATGTGGGGCACTGGTATAACTGCGTGTCCAGGTCCTCAAGGGTCTTGGCCCCGCCTGGATTGGTGGTCACAGGAGGCGTCACATGACGGCTTAAATTATCTATCAAAACATCCTGGAACAGAGGCATGCCTCCTCCCGCGGATGGCTGGCCGGTAACGCTGAACGGAATCACCCGGTTGAGGAATTGCAGCCGTTCCGGATCAATCGGGAAGGGGAGGGCCGGCTGCTGGCCGGTGGTCACCGTGGTGCGGAACTGCGCGTTGAGCAACACGGTGGTGCGGCTCGGATCTCCGCCGATGACATACACCTGCCCCGCTTGCCCTTCGGAGCCGAGCAGGTCCACATTGGTTGTGTCCCCGTCCGCCTCCACCACAAATGGCGGAGTGCCCCCAACGCCAGCGATGGCGGCCTTGGTGTGGTATTCGAACTTGGATTCCTTGGACGCAAGTTTGCTCACGGCGGACTTCACCCTGCCGAACGACAGTCCGAATATCGAGAAAGTGGAGCCGCGTTCGTTACGGCGCAGGCTTTTTATGGTCAGGTCGGAGCTTTTGTCCACCCGGATGAGGTTGCCGGTGTCCATCTCTATCTCCACCACGCCGCTTTTGCTCGTGGTCACCCTGTCACCCTCGGCGAAAGCTGTCCCTTTGACCACACTTTCCTGTTTCCCGTCCGCGAGCCTCACGACGAAAACGTCCCCCTGGACGAACTTGGCCGTGGCCTTGATTGGCTCGGCGGAGGCGGCGTAGCAAAAAGCCGTAACGAAAAACATCGCCAATACAGTGGAAGTTAATAGTCGCTTGAGCATATTCCAATCCATTCCTGTGATTAACATCCTGTCGCAACGGACGTAAATGTCACTGTGTTCACGCCTCCCCCAGTATCCGATGCGCTGCATTTGAACGTCACCGAATCATAAACAAAGTTGCCAAACTCGGTACTGATGTCCCAATCCGTGAGGTAACCTGCGGTCAGGACATAATTGGAAGGGCCGTAGGTCGATTGCCAGTCCGTTGCGGAAGCCTCCAAATTATACGAGATAGTATCCCCATCGGCGTCCGTGGCCGAGCAAATAAACTGGAAATATGTCGGTATGCAGGAAGTTGAGGCCGCAAGCGCCGTCCATCCCCCAAACCCTCCGCACACACCGTTGACCGGAGCTATACTGCACCTGTTAACCGTGAACGAACTGATTACCGGCGAATTGTTCACCCGTGAGACGCTCGCGACGGATATCGCCACGCTTCCATAATCATTCGCCCCTTCATCGTCGGCCGCGGAGCAGGATATTGTTTTGTCCCCCCCGGATGAGACGGTGTAGATTGCCGAAGGCCCGCTGGCGCTCCATCCAGCGCCGTCCGACCAGGAATATGAAACAGTGTCGCCGTCCGGATCAGTGGCGTCGCAAGCAAGATAAATAGTATCGCCGATTTCCGCCGACGCCGCGCTTGCCGAAACGCTGTGGATCACAGGAGGATTGTTCGCCACCGAAACGCCAACGCTCCCGGTGGTGACCCCGCCGCGCCCGTCGTCCACCGTCAAACTCACCGTGTACGAGCCGGAATGGCTCGCCGTAAATGTCACGGACGGCCCGGAGCCGCTTATAGAGCCGCCGCCGCCGTTCCATTGATAGCTTAAAGAGTCATCGTCCAGGTCCGATACGTCCGCCGTGATGGACACCGGGCTGTTCTTCCCGGCGCTGGAAGGCGAAGCCGAGAGGCTGTTTATCGCCGGCGCGGAGTTGATGACAAGATCGAAATTAAACTCCGGCGATGAGCCGGCCGAAATATCCGCAATCACGCTTCCGGTGAATGAAAGGCCGATATTCGTGGTGACCAGAAGATCGAACCTGCGCACACCCGGGGTCATGTACACCACCGCCGTAAGCGAATCGAGCGGGATGGAGACGTATATCGTTTCCATATCGTCCCCGGATATGGCGAGTATCATGCCAGTCACATATGACGGCAGGGCGCGGGTGGCGTTTGAGGAATTTATCGTTCGTTCCAGCGTTCTGCCCACGGCTTCCGGGAAAGTGACGCTTATGGCCAGGTCGCTTTTGAACTTTTCGCCGGTGGACTCTGATTTGGGCGCCGGGCTGGACAGGCCGCCACACGATGATATGACTACGGCAAGCGATAACGCCGCTATAAATTGCGTTAAATGGCCAAACTGCCGCCACGAGACTGCGTTGTCAACTCGCCCCATGTCCCCTCATTACGATGTTGCGCTAAAATTAACTTATTTCATGGTGTTCTGTATAGACAAAAGTCCAGTATTTCACATTTTATTGTAATCATTTGATGAAGGTTTGAATGAAAGCGCGATCATGGACGCCCTGATGTCCTTCGCCGGGAGTTTGGAACTGCGGCGCCGCAACTTATCCGTCCAAAATTATTTAATGCGTCCGCGGGCCTGTTTTATAAAAACCCTTGCGTTTTTCATCGTGCGAAGCTTAGTATATATTCTACTATGATTCAAGCAGATAAGCGGCGTCCACGAACATAGAACTTCAACTGCCGGATTGACGAGTTTACAGCATGGATTTTTCCGCCTTGGAGAAGGTTGAAGACAAGCTTACGTTTCTCTTCTCATACATCAGCGGGCTCAAGGAGGAGAACAGGGAGCTTAAGCGAAAAGTCTATTCGCTGGAACTCAATCTAGCCCAGGCGAAGTCCGCCGCCGCCCCCGAAGGTCTGAAGACCAAACACTCATCCCTCATAGAAGAGCGTGACAGGCTGATGATGGAGCGGGAACTTATCAGGAAAAAGATGGAAACGCTCATTTCCCGCATAGACAACATAATCGAAGAGGAGCGGGCGGCCAGTTGATGGAACCCTCAACGGTGAAAGTGAACGTTTACGGGCGGGAATACCCGATAAAAAGCGCGCGGGACCCGCATCTGACGCAGGAATACGCCGCGTTCGTGGACGCGAAGATGAAAGAGGCCGGGGCCAAGAGCGGCTCATTCGACCAGATGCGCATAGCGATCCTCGCCCTCATGCAGATCACCCACGAGCTTTTCACCCTGCGCGCCCAGGTGGAAAAGGAGGGGGGCGAATACGAGAAAAGGATGGGGCGGCTGTTGGAGAAAATCGAATCGTCCATGAGCCGGGGGGGGATTCAGACCATGATCGGGGAAGAGGAAGGGGCCGGTTGATATATTCCAGCCCGGGCCGGCGGTTTAAATAACGGTTCAATGACATGTCATGAAAAACGTACAGTACGTTATATGGAATGATTCCTATTCTGTCGGCGTGGCCGCGATTGACTCCCAGCATCAGCAGGTGCTAAAGATACTGAACACTCTCCATTCCTCCAGCATAGGCGATGGCTGCGCCAAAGACCTGGAAAACTGCATGCTCAAGCTTTGGATATTCACTGTGACGCATTTCCAGTATGAGGAGACCCTTCTGAGGCTTCTCCACTATGAAAAGATCGGGGAGCATGTGAAACTCCATGAATGGATGAAAAGGGAAACCCGCCGCCACCTGGACGATGTGAAGTCGGGAAAGGGCGATTTCCTGGAGACGTTGCATTTTGTCAAGGAGTGGTGGATAAAGCATATCAACGAAGAGGACAGGCAGTACGCCGCGCTGGCCGCTTCGCTTGAATTATAGCGCGCAAGCTGGACGGCCTGCTGGCGCATGTTCAAGGCGCCAGCGCCTTCTCCATTCTGGTTGATACAGTCAGCGGACTTGCCGTCACGGGGACGGCCCCCCCGGACCGATGGGCCAAAGTCCGCTTAAATCAGAAGTTCACCCCCAGCACTATCCCGGCCTGGTTGTAGTTTGCGCTCATGGCCCCACCGAGCAGGTCGTAGCTTGAGCCGGTGAGGGTCCTGTAGTCTATGCCGATGTTGAAAACGCCCACCCTCATAAGCAGTCCGGCGTTCAAAAGGTAGCCGGTGGCCGTGGCCGAGCCGCTGGTGGACACTCCGCTCTCGCTTCCGCTCACTTCCGATTTGATCGTGGAGATCGCCACGCTGGCGTACGGGGTGAACACCGGGAACATGTCCATGTACTGCCGCAGGCCGACGTACATTTCAGTGTGATTGGTGTCTATGGCGATGGAGTATCCCTTCGCGACGGTCTTTCCGCTGTCCCTCCCGCTGGAGGCGCCAATAAGCAGGTGCGTGGGCAAAAGGCCCAGCCGCAGGTCCGCCTCGATCCCGTATGCCGGGAGATCGTGGAAGTCGTCCTGCCAGTTTTCCATGCTCTTCTGGCTGTAGATCAGGTTGAGGTTGAGAGCGTTGAACGCGGCCGCTTTGGAAGCGAACACGGCGAGAAACAGAGCGGCAAAGGCCACAGTCAGAATATTTGCGCGTTTCACACTCTTTTCCTTTCAGTTTAAATTAGGTGACCGTTCAACAAGCCTGGCCAGACTTGTCCGTCGCCTTATGTTTTGCTGGAATCTGGACGTATAATTGAATCTGGCCCAACGTGATCAACTCGCCGAGGGGCCGAACACCTTGTCCTTGTCGTCCACTTTAAGGCCCAGCGCTTCGAGTATCTTGCGCTGGGTGTCCACCCGGCAGACCTCGCCGCGCTCGATCCGGTTTAGCGTCTGCACCGAAATGCCGGCCTTGCGCGCCAGTTCGGCCTTGGACATCATCAGGTTGTCCCTGTGATCTTTCACTCTGTTCGGCGATTTTGGTTTCTTATTGTTTTGTGACATTGTTTGCCAATAATAAAAGTCCGGAATAAACGAATTAACTGCGACCTTCCACCATCCAACTTCGGATATATCGTCAGATAATTCGCTAGCAATGTCAAGATAATTAAAGGCTAGTTAGATGCCTTTGTTAGTCTAAATATGCAGTAATTTCAAGTAATTATGATATCGAATGGATATTATTTCTTTAAAATACAGCAGGTTGCGCCAATTAAGTGATTACTTCGCATTGATATCGCAACATGTTGATATATATGGATTATCATGTGCACCGCCGGTTTTCTAATTTGATATTGCTTCTTTTATCAGTGTATTGATACACTTTGATTTCCTTAAGTTCAATGGAGTTTATGATGACGATTAAAATTGCGATGCTTGCCGGTGACGGGATCGGGCCGGAGGTAATGGCCGAAGCGGAAAAGGTCCTGTTGCGGCTGGACAATAAATACAGCCTTGGCGTCACCATCGAAAAAGCGCTGGTGGGTGGATGCGCCTATGACGAATACAAGACTCCATTGCCGGACCACACGCTAAAGCTTGCCAAAGAGGCGGACGCGGTGTTGCTTGGCGCGGTGGGGGGGACGAAATGGGACGGGCTGGACTATGCCTCCCGGCCGGAGAAGGCGCTGCTGGGATTGCGGGGCGAGCTGGACCTGTATGCCAACCTGCGCCCGGCGAAGGTCTATCCCGCGCTGGTGGACGCCTCCACCCTCAAGCGCGAGGTGGTGGAAGGGGTGGACATAATGGTTGTCCGCGAGCTTGTGGGGGGGATATATTTCGGCAAACCCAAGGGGGTCGAAAAGCTCCCCAACGGAGACGAAAAAGGATTCAACACCGAAGTTTACACAACTCCGGAGATCGCCCGCATCGCCAAGGTGGCGTTCGAAGTGGCCCGCAAGCGCGGCGGAAAAGTCTGTTCGGTGGACAAGGCCAACGTGCTCGAATCCTCCGGACTGTGGCGCAAGGTGGTCAACGAAGTCCACAAGGATTATCCCGGCGTGGAGCTTTCCCACATGTACGTGGACAACTGCGCCATGCAGCTTATCCGCAACCCGAAACAGTTCGACGTGATCGTGACCACCAACATTTTCGGCGACATTCTTTCGGACGAGGCATCCATGCTCACCGGGTCGATAGGAATGCTGCCGTCGGCCTCGTTGTGCGGCAAAAAGGGGATGTATGAGCCGATCCACGGCTCCGCCCCGGACATCGCCGGGAAGGGGCTTGCCAATCCCATCGCCACCATACTTTCAGTGGCCATGATGCTCCAGTACACCTTTGACAAGGGGGACGCGGCGAGGGACATAGAGACTGCGGTTCAAAAGGCCCTGGACGGAGGGTATAGGACCGGCGACATTTATTCGGAAGGGACCAAACGCATCGGCACGAAGGAGATGGGCGAAGTGATATTAAAGGCGATAGGGTGAGGACAGGCGCAAATGGCGTTATGGTATAATCATTTCGTTACTGGAAGAGAAATGCAAGCGCCATGAAAACGATAAGGACCACCGGTGTTGTTTCCGGGCCCAACCTCCTGCGGCTGGACGCCGATCTTCCAATGCCGTCTCCCGGCAGGGTGCGGGTCATCGTGCTTGTCGACGAAAAGAATGAATATCTGGAAAAGGATTGGCTGAAAATGGCCGCCTCAAATCCGGTTTTCGCTGATTTGGCCGATTCGTCCGAGGATATTTATTCGTTAAAGGACGGAAAGCGCGTTGATGACTAAGGGGAAAGTCGTCCTGGTTCCATTCCCTTTCGATGATTTGTCCACTCTAAAGGTCAGGCCTGTGGTTTTACTCACCGATCCTATAGGTGAGCATAAACATATTATCGCAGCATTCATCACAAGCAGGCCGATGCCCGAACCTTTGCCTTCAGATATTGTCATCGGTGAAAAGCATCCGGATTTCGCCATTACCGGATTGAAAGTTCCATCCACAATGCGCCTTCACCGGTTGATGACTATTGGCATGGATATGGTCAAAAGGGACCTGGGCCGCATTTCACCAACCCTGATGGCCGAAATTAGGACAAAACTTCTTTCGCTTATTTGATTTGGCAGGTTGTGGAATCATGGAGTTTCAAGAGCCGGCGCTTTGTGACTTGTTTTGCGTCCGCCCCTTTCCTCTGGACATGATCCAGCGCAGCAGTTTCACCCATGGACTCCATGGGTGAGGTTTTGATCCTATGCCCAGTGACATCTCGGCGTTGGCCAGCAAATCTTCCAGCAATGCGTCGTGCAGCGGCCGGATGACTATGCGCCAAAGCAGGGTCGCCATGCCATGGGCGGTCATCTGGATTGTGTGACGTAAAGTGACCTTGCCGCCGCCCGCATCTAGAATCTCGAATCTGTGGAATCCGTCAAAACCGTTCGGACGGGTGAAGCGGAAGGTGATCGAACCGCCGGGGGTATAATTTTCAACGTAATAGCCCATGGGGCCATGGCCGCCAACCGCTCCAACACCAAGCGGACGGTCAAACTTCATCCGGGGCCACGATTGCACCGGCCATAACGAGTCGTTGGGAGACGCCAGAGAATCAATGAGCGCGCCGACCTTGTCCGCCGGGGCGTTTAGCGTCCGCTCATGTATGTTAAGGATGTTCATAAGGTGTCGCCGGCTTGATTCTATAGTCACGATGAGGCATCGTAAGACCTTAAATTATGATAGGATGATACAATAGATTGAGGGAAAAAATCGATGTTTAATGAATGCAAAGTGGCGCAAATGGCCGCCTTTTTCCTGATAAAGCGCGGCGGCTGGATGTCCCACCTGAAATTGATGAAATTGCTTTATCTGGCCGATAGGGAGGCCATGAAGCGGCATGGCGCGCCAATATCTGGCGATAAGTTTGTGTCATTGCAACACGGCCCGGTTTTGTCCCAAACCCTAAACCTCATGGATGGGGATGTCGAATCGTCGCCGAATGGATGGGAAGCATGGATTACAGGCAAAGAAAACCATGAATTATCACTGAACCGGACAAGCGCCCGCAGAGATGATCTGGATGAGTTAAGCGACGCTGATATGGAAGTACTGGAATCTGTATGGGCTGATTTTGGCATGATGGATCGTTGGGCCATCCGGGACTATACCCATACATCGTGTCCCGAATGGAAAGATCCTAACGGCTCATCAATCCCGATTAATAACAAGGATATTTTTATCGCGATCGGCCGGAACGCGGATGAAGCTGAAAGGCTTGCGGAGCAAATAGAAAAAGAAAGGGCGATTGACAAACTTTTTTCCAGTTTATGAGCGTTTTTCTGCCATACGCCAGGGCCACAATTCTTATTCCATCCGGTCCATCCGGCGATCCAGACCGCAAACATCTTTTCATAATCCTCACAGATCCATTTAATATTCCCGGAACCGGATCCAAACAGGTGATATTGGTCAATATCGAGTCTGTCAGGGAGGAACTTTGGTTTGACAAATCATGTTTGCTGGAGACAGGCGACCATCCTTTTATCAAACGTAAAAGTTTTATCGCTTACAGCCGTGTCACCGGCCACTCAAAACCGGCCAGTAGCGGTCACTTGAAAACCGGCCATATTAAGGGAGATGCTTGGCTGTTATTTTCTCCGTCAGGAGGAAGTAATAGATGCCGAACATTCTTAAGATGGCTAAAGTCAACGCAATCATCGGGTTACTGGAGCTTGGCTGGTCGCGCCGCCGCATAGGGCGGGAGCTTGGGATTCACCGCGAGACGGTGTCGCGGTACGCCAAGTCGATATCGGAAGCGCCAAAACCGGCCAAAGTGACCGCCGGGTCTTCTGGCGATACCGAGTCAAAACCGGCCATTCCGCCCCCCGGCTCCTGCGAGGTGGCCGCCGGGTCAAATCCAAAACCGGCCAAAGTGACCGCCGGGTCTGGCGCGTCCAGAAGCATGGCCGGGCCGTTTCTGGAGGTAGTCTCCGGCAAGCTGGATATGGGCCTGTCGGCCCAACGGATATTCCAGGACATCGTGGCCGATCATGGTTTTACCGGGTCGTATTCCTCCGTCAAGCGTCTGGTCCGGCGGCTTGGAGCGCAAACGCCGTTGCCGTTCCGCCGGATGGAATGCGCCCCTGGCCAGGAAGCCCAGATTGACTTTGGCTCCGGCGCGAAGGTTTGGGACAACGGCAAGCTGCGCCAGTCCCATGTCCTGCGCGTGGTGTTAAGCCACTCCCGCAAGAGTTACAGCCAGACCGTGTTCCGGCAGGACACCGAGAGCTTCATCCGTTGCGTCGAGAACGCCGTCCGCCACTTCGGCGGTGTTCCACGGACGCTTGTGATCGACAATCTGAAGGCCGCCGTGAAGAACGCCGACTGGTTCGATCCGGAGCTAAACCCGAAGGTGATGGAGTTCGCCCGGCATTACGGGACGGTGATATTGCCCACGAAGCCGTATACGCCGCGCCACAAAGGGAAGATCGAGAGCGGCATCAAATACGTCAAGAACAACGCTCTCAAGGGGCGGGTCTTCAACAGCCTTGGTGAACAGAACGAACATCTGCGCCAGTGGGAGAAGACGATAGCCGACACC
This genomic window from Nitrospinota bacterium contains:
- the leuB gene encoding 3-isopropylmalate dehydrogenase → MTIKIAMLAGDGIGPEVMAEAEKVLLRLDNKYSLGVTIEKALVGGCAYDEYKTPLPDHTLKLAKEADAVLLGAVGGTKWDGLDYASRPEKALLGLRGELDLYANLRPAKVYPALVDASTLKREVVEGVDIMVVRELVGGIYFGKPKGVEKLPNGDEKGFNTEVYTTPEIARIAKVAFEVARKRGGKVCSVDKANVLESSGLWRKVVNEVHKDYPGVELSHMYVDNCAMQLIRNPKQFDVIVTTNIFGDILSDEASMLTGSIGMLPSASLCGKKGMYEPIHGSAPDIAGKGLANPIATILSVAMMLQYTFDKGDAARDIETAVQKALDGGYRTGDIYSEGTKRIGTKEMGEVILKAIG
- a CDS encoding type II toxin-antitoxin system PemK/MazF family toxin: MTKGKVVLVPFPFDDLSTLKVRPVVLLTDPIGEHKHIIAAFITSRPMPEPLPSDIVIGEKHPDFAITGLKVPSTMRLHRLMTIGMDMVKRDLGRISPTLMAEIRTKLLSLI
- a CDS encoding SRPBCC family protein — protein: MNILNIHERTLNAPADKVGALIDSLASPNDSLWPVQSWPRMKFDRPLGVGAVGGHGPMGYYVENYTPGGSITFRFTRPNGFDGFHRFEILDAGGGKVTLRHTIQMTAHGMATLLWRIVIRPLHDALLEDLLANAEMSLGIGSKPHPWSPWVKLLRWIMSRGKGRTQNKSQSAGS
- a CDS encoding SocA family protein: MFNECKVAQMAAFFLIKRGGWMSHLKLMKLLYLADREAMKRHGAPISGDKFVSLQHGPVLSQTLNLMDGDVESSPNGWEAWITGKENHELSLNRTSARRDDLDELSDADMEVLESVWADFGMMDRWAIRDYTHTSCPEWKDPNGSSIPINNKDIFIAIGRNADEAERLAEQIEKERAIDKLFSSL
- a CDS encoding IS21 family transposase; translated protein: MPNILKMAKVNAIIGLLELGWSRRRIGRELGIHRETVSRYAKSISEAPKPAKVTAGSSGDTESKPAIPPPGSCEVAAGSNPKPAKVTAGSGASRSMAGPFLEVVSGKLDMGLSAQRIFQDIVADHGFTGSYSSVKRLVRRLGAQTPLPFRRMECAPGQEAQIDFGSGAKVWDNGKLRQSHVLRVVLSHSRKSYSQTVFRQDTESFIRCVENAVRHFGGVPRTLVIDNLKAAVKNADWFDPELNPKVMEFARHYGTVILPTKPYTPRHKGKIESGIKYVKNNALKGRVFNSLGEQNEHLRQWEKTIADTRIHGTTRKQVKTLFEDVELKTLLPLPEQPFPFYHEGRRRVHRDGHVEVSKSYYSVPPEYLGRDVWVRWDGRILRVFNDRFEQIAIHTIATPGRFSTAREHIASGKISGVERGAGYLLSKASRIGGDAAMWARAMLDSRGIEGVRVLQGFVGLAGKYPANAINSASRTALKSRCFYLKPVRKLCAAQPEQGQMEFAEEHPVIRPLSEYQELLFNKQDKPMEEKYEQCAIEPVA